CCGTTGTTCGCAGCAAATGCGGATGCACATCCACCTTAGCCCGCCTGCCAATACGCCGGATCAGCTTCGCCAACGTCCCCCGCGTCATCGGCAGCCCATAATTGCGCTGCTCATTGATGATCAGATAATCATCCTTATCGGCGCCGCGTCGCGTCATCAAATAATCGCCAATATAACCATTTGCCTTAGCCGAAAACGGCACGGTCCGGTCTTTGCCCCCCTTGCCATCACGCACATACACCTGACCGCCTCTATTCCCCGTTTTCACATCCTTAATCCGCAAATTCGCCAGCTCAGACACCCGCAGACAGCTTTCCACCGCCAACGAAATAATTGCCTTGTCGCGCACGGCCGTTGGCCGACTAGACCGCGTAAGCGGCTTTGTATCCCAGGGATCAGTTTTGTCGCAGGCGTTAATCAACAACACAACCTGCTGTGCGCTCAACGGCACAACAGGCTTCAACGGCACATGGGGCCGCTTCACCTGGCGCACAACATGAACCTTCGCTACCTTGCGCTCCACTGCCCACGTCCACAAGCTGCTCAGGGCCGTGTGCATATTCTGCACCGTTTTCGGGCTGCGCTGACGTGGCGGCCGAGGCGCAACGCCAGCCGGAGACACCAACTCCGCTTGCACATGCACCAAAAACCCCTCAATATCATCCCTGGTAATCCGGCTCATCACCGTCGTCGCGCCCGCATACGCCACAAACTGCCGGGCAACCACCCGATAGCCGCTCAGCGTATTAGGTCGCAGCATCCTCGACGAGCAGTGGCGCAGCCATTGCTCGACCGCAGCGTCCAACGTTATCAACTCCAACTTACTCTTAGCCATGTGGTCTATACCTCCGTAGACTTCTTTATGCCGTCCAATGTGGACTATAAATAGTCCATAAAACCGCTAAAAATACCGCCATACAAGGATGCAACCCCTAAATATGGCGGTCATAGTGGGCGAAGAGGGACTCGAACCCACGACCTCACGGATGTGAACCGTCCCTGTAAATTTGCAACCACAGCCCACATATCCACCAAACATCGCTTATCCTTGTAGACTCCAATTCTACGACGCCGTATGGACTCCGCTTTCCCCTAATTGGACTCAAAATAGTCCATTCTCGCCCGATAATCCTAAGCTCCAGCAATTTACCTTGTGGACTATTAATCGTCCACGCCAGCAAAGG
This portion of the Candidatus Leptovillus gracilis genome encodes:
- a CDS encoding tyrosine-type recombinase/integrase; the protein is MAKSKLELITLDAAVEQWLRHCSSRMLRPNTLSGYRVVARQFVAYAGATTVMSRITRDDIEGFLVHVQAELVSPAGVAPRPPRQRSPKTVQNMHTALSSLWTWAVERKVAKVHVVRQVKRPHVPLKPVVPLSAQQVVLLINACDKTDPWDTKPLTRSSRPTAVRDKAIISLAVESCLRVSELANLRIKDVKTGNRGGQVYVRDGKGGKDRTVPFSAKANGYIGDYLMTRRGADKDDYLIINEQRNYGLPMTRGTLAKLIRRIGRRAKVDVHPHLLRTTGACMLVQHGASAWEVQRIMGHSEIVTTQRYVQAAAIDLQAAMARSSPMDHLRL